A segment of the Lolium perenne isolate Kyuss_39 chromosome 3, Kyuss_2.0, whole genome shotgun sequence genome:
TTAATCTTACTTCATCCTTACTGTGACCATGCGTGTACCCAGGCTAAGATGGATAGGCGAGAGAAGCCCCATGGCAGGAAGTCCGGTGGCGGCCACGACAAAAGGACGACCGCTCTGCCGGCAAACCACACAAGCGTCTTGCTGAAAGATCACTCAGCCTAAACCGAAAACAAGGCGCGATCCTTTTTCCGCTGCTGCCACCTAGGACAAGTGGAAAGACCATGATCTACACTAGGAAGATCGTTAGGGCCTAGTGTAAATCGTGACATTTCCACTTGTCCTAGGAGGCGCTGGCGGAGGAAGGATCTCACCTTCTTTTCCGTTTGGACTGAATGATCTTTTGATGGGATGAGAGAGATCGGGCGTCTCCCGGCAAAGCGGCCCCTATGCTTTCACAAGCACACCCGCTCCTCCAATAGATCAAAGTCATTTGCAAAAGGAAACCACGGAGGGGTTGGCTCAGCTGAAGGCCGATCGCTCACGATTTGAAGTGTGTCGCCGAACTAGAGCAGCTGCATGCCAAACAACAAGAATGCGCATGGAAGTACGGTAAGCTTGTCTCTGATGCTCATTGGTGTGAGGGGGAGGTCGCTAGACTCGCGGTGCTCGTGCATATGAGCATCAGAGGCAACATTATCGTACTTTTCAATGCATACATGTTATTTGGCGTACAACTGCTCTAGTCGGTGGGTCACTTGTCAAGCCGCTAGCGAGCGGTCTTCAGCCAGGCAAACCCCTATGTGGTTTATTTGCAAGCGACTTCGAGATGGTCGAGGAGTGGGCGTGCTTGTGAAGCCATAGGGGGCGCCTTACGGGGAGACGACGAGTTCTCTCCTCCCTCCAGGCGAGTCACCAATGATCTCAGTTAGCCCGTGAGGTCCTGGAGGTCGGCAGGAAGCACCCCCTTTTATCCATCTTCCCAAACCAACATGTTACACTTGATCTGGCCGATGATGTTCTCCTTGTCTAGCATCTGGATGCATGACCACTTGGATCTCCTCCAGGTCACTGGTGATGATCTTCTTCATGCGGCAATTAGTGGCTAACACGCATGATGCCAAGATACTCATCCATGCTTCCTGAGTAGCCCTTGAGTTACTCTAGCATACAAACAGGCTCGTAGATGAGCAGGATCGAGGTGCTCAACTGATTCTGGGGCCTCAAATCTATAGGGTCAGCTCTGCAATCCATGATAATTTACAATCTGCTCGGTTGCTTCCTGATTTTCTCATGTGGAATGCGTCTCCTGCTGATCTCTCGCTGCTCGTGATTGTGTGGCCATCTGCCGACCCATCCCTGCAGGTGCGAGGATAACATAATATGCCAATGTTTACAATCGTGTTAACATAAGCATGCAGCAAATGAATCTCTACGCAAATTATGGCAATGTTAGGTGCGAGGATAAGAAGCTTGTTGTATTGTTCCTCGAGAACTTTTAAACTATGGTGATATCTTTTCATTCAACATGTTCTGTCTTTGTTCTGTTCATATATATTTGCATCCAATTGTGCATTGTTAATCAATGTTTTCTTTTAATTGTGCTAGACCATCTCCTGTAGCAAGACTTTATGGAACATGTCTAACTAGATACATATACATTTGTTGCACCTACAACTACACAAATAGAAGGTCCTCTCACCTGAGCTCGTGCACGACAACTCAAttaccatgtactttcgtttcttggaactattcctgaaatacatgagaatatgatgttgCATAAATTAGATGTATCGATGAACCTTCCTAAAATAGACAAGAGGAACAAGCATTGGAGTATAAGCATGCATGGAGAGGGCAACTGGCATGTGAGGATTAAAGACAAACTGAGACCCAAACTCCATACCCACTCTAGCCAACGCAAGGGATCACACTGCTGACTTTTTCTCTGTTTTAGTCTAACAATATAATATTCACTTGTTTGATTTTCCCTACAATTGCTTGCTTGCGTGATCCATAGTTTGTTACTTTACCTCAATACATAGTATTGACTCCTTTCCCAAGCCACACCAGAACGTTGCTACATTGATTCGATTCTTTGCAACTTCATTTGTACATCGCAATTCATAATATATTCATAAGACAGGTGTACTTCGATGAAGATTTTCTTTTGTTATGTACAACGGCAATAGCAGACCAAGAAAGAATCCTACATAAAGGATCAAGAAAAAAAAACGATTGTTCAtatattggtgtgtacaaatttactACTACTAACAAATTTATTTACGTTGGATCACACAAGTGTTGTGATTTTGATTGATCTTCGGATAAAAGTTTCAACCTTTACCCTGTTTTGTTCTTTCCTTTTGTCTGGTAatgacaaaaataaaataaaataaaatgtttgTATGCTAACACGATTCTTGTTGACACAGATAAAGCATGCTTCTCTATGTACTTACGATTTAAGATGAATGCCGAGAATCATACTCCTTCAATACTTTAGAAGCTGCACTCTTCCTCTTGCAGATTAGAGAAGCATGACACAATAGTACTGTTTTTAAAGGGCAACAGATGCAAATGAATAGCTCGAACTTCATTATTCCATCGTCTGTGCGAACGATCTACTTTTCATTTCTTTGTGcacgcaaaaaaaaaaagcaattcATAGTATATTCTCAAAGTGACGGCTCATGTGCCCCTTTTTCCAATTTTCAAAGtgaatttaaaaaataaaatggtGATAAAAACAAAAATCTAGATACTATAGTGGATAATTTAACACCATTTTTATAAGTCAGCACACAAGTAATAATAATGGGGAAATCTTGTTAGTCTCTGAAAATTTAAGTTGCCGAGGCCTAAATCTTGGAATAAATCTAGGTAAATTCAAACAACCATGCCAAGTCTAGGACACAACCCTGCGTGGGTTGGTTGCACCACAACAaacctaaccaccagagccaatCCCATTTTAAGGTTAAGTTTTCAGATGTTGTGTTATCACGGGCAACGTGCAACATTGCTAGGCGATGATCTTCTATTTAGCACGGGCAAAAACACGAGCTACCTCACAGGGTGGGCGGGTTTCCCGGCACCTCTCCACCCCGATCTACAATAAGCATAGACAAGGAACAATTTAACGAATGAAACAATGGCCAGGCCAGCTAGCTAATACATCTACTATTTCCTCTGCTCAACACTCTGAGTTCTTTCTTTCCAACAAACACATGCACGATCGCATCATCAAAGATAGCACGCCGAACGCCTAGTCTGCCAGTGGGTTTACGACGGAGGGAAGAAGCGATTGAGGTTGAATGGCAGGCTGTAGAACTCCTCGTTCCTGCTGTCCCCCTTGAACGACCGGAACGGCACCCACGCCGGCATCCCCCGATCCCTGGCCGCGTCCTTCACCTCCAGCGTGTTGTCCAGGAACACGGCCACCATCAGCCCCaccgtcggcggcgacgagaagaTCGTGTTGATGTAGTCGTTGAACTGTATACAGATATTTCAGGTCAGTGTCGGATCACACACACATAAGATTCAGAAACATTGCTGAAGTGGAGTTCAGGCACGCGGTGCTTTTGACTATGAGCAATAAGACAGAGAGAAGATGAAAAGGACGAGGGACAAACCCATCCAGCTTTAGTGTGCGCAGGCCCACGGTTGGCAGCCATGCTGTACCGGAAGAAGTACTCCGGCACAGATAAGCCAAGGAAGATGGAGACGCCCACGATAAAGAGGTTGCGCATGGAGTTCATGTTTGTGAACTGCAAGAAGGAGAGCCCCACTGCAGCTGGAATCACAGGAAGCAAACAGTTCATTAGAAAACAACAGACAACTAACAAGACATTCAAATGCACATAGTACTCGTAGCAGATGGTGTCGGGGTAACCTACCAACTAGCCCGAACAAGACACAGTACACTGCAGCGAAGATCGTGAACGGGATGGAAGCAAACAGTGCTCCGAATTTTCCTGCAAGAAATACAAGAGAGTTTTATGATTCAGGATACCTGTGTTTATCAGTGCAAGATATTATCTCAAGAAGGTTCAGTTCAGATAACTCACCCAGCATGGAGAAAAAGATCATGAAACCAGCAGAGATTTGTATGACGCGCCGGCTCCCGATCCTTGTTGATCCTAGTAATCCCACATTCTCCCTGCATTGTTCACAATGGTAAGTATCACGGCTTAAAGAAACACTTTGTACATCATGAATTTCTTCTATGCAACATACACTGAGACAGTGGAGCCGGTCCCTGTTCCAAATAGCCCACTGAGGAGTATGCCAATTCCCTGTTTCATAGAGTATTATTCTTCTATCTCTTTTGAATTCGAATAACATTCAGAACAGAAAATGATGGAACAGCCAGGGCTCGAAGATAATATTTACCTGCCACCCAATGCCTCTGCTCAGGATATGGGCTGGAGGTGGAGTTGCACTTGCAAGCCGAGCTGCAGCATTGTAAGAGGCTGTGGACTGTTGCACGGAGACATTGTTAAGATCAAGGCTGCCATGCACATAAATGGCTACTTACAACGAGTAATTTGGGGTATCACCTCTATTAGCGAGACCAAAACAGCAGACACCATGCCAAACGATTGGCCAGCACTGAAGGTTGGTGCGCCCCATTGCAGTGGATATGGGATCTTGATCCT
Coding sequences within it:
- the LOC127343964 gene encoding nucleobase-ascorbate transporter 2; its protein translation is MSEVKPEEISHPAMEQLQGFEYCIDSNPPWGEAIILGFQHYILALGTAVMIPTVLVPMMGGSDGDRVRVVQTLLFVTGINTLLQSLFGTRLPTVIGGSYAFVIPIMAIVQDSSLTAITDNHERFLQSMRAIQGALIVSSSIQIILGYSQLWGIFSRFFSPVGMAPVVALLGFGLFERGFPVVGRCVEVGLPMLILFVVLSQYLKNVQIKDIPVLERFSLFICIALVWAYAQILTSGGAYKHSSEITQINCRTDRANLISSAPWIKIPYPLQWGAPTFSAGQSFGMVSAVLVSLIESTASYNAAARLASATPPPAHILSRGIGWQGIGILLSGLFGTGTGSTVSVENVGLLGSTRIGSRRVIQISAGFMIFFSMLGKFGALFASIPFTIFAAVYCVLFGLVAAVGLSFLQFTNMNSMRNLFIVGVSIFLGLSVPEYFFRYSMAANRGPAHTKAGWFNDYINTIFSSPPTVGLMVAVFLDNTLEVKDAARDRGMPAWVPFRSFKGDSRNEEFYSLPFNLNRFFPPS